One part of the Brevundimonas subvibrioides ATCC 15264 genome encodes these proteins:
- a CDS encoding uracil-DNA glycosylase — protein MNAQPRETAAIESLLAFWRDAGVDACFEDAPQDRTIVVAPALKAVTRATASVMPVVDMGDATADARRLANGADTMEALEAAAASFRGCELVGMGARGCVFGRGDPHAPVLVIGEAPGAEEDATGQPFVGQPGKLLDKMLAAAGLADKVFITNTVFWRPPGNRTPTPQEQAACAPFVERAFFLMKPRAVLLLGAAAARSVLRTEDGIMKVRGHWREWRLTEGDVTAPVIATLHPAFLLKQPQAKRQAWADMLELAARLEADA, from the coding sequence ATGAACGCCCAGCCCCGTGAAACCGCTGCGATCGAAAGCCTGCTCGCCTTCTGGCGCGACGCGGGGGTGGACGCCTGTTTCGAGGATGCGCCGCAGGACCGGACGATCGTGGTGGCCCCGGCGCTCAAGGCGGTCACCAGGGCCACGGCCTCGGTCATGCCCGTGGTCGACATGGGCGACGCCACGGCCGACGCGCGCCGACTGGCGAACGGCGCGGACACGATGGAGGCCCTGGAAGCCGCGGCGGCGAGCTTCAGGGGCTGCGAGCTGGTCGGCATGGGCGCGCGGGGCTGCGTCTTCGGGCGCGGCGACCCGCATGCCCCGGTGCTGGTCATCGGCGAGGCACCCGGCGCGGAGGAAGACGCCACGGGCCAGCCGTTCGTGGGACAGCCCGGCAAGCTGCTGGACAAGATGCTGGCCGCGGCGGGTCTGGCCGACAAGGTGTTCATCACCAACACCGTCTTCTGGCGGCCGCCCGGCAACCGGACGCCGACGCCGCAGGAACAGGCCGCCTGCGCGCCGTTCGTGGAGCGGGCCTTCTTCCTGATGAAGCCGCGGGCGGTGCTGCTGCTGGGGGCGGCCGCAGCGCGGTCGGTGCTGCGCACCGAGGACGGAATCATGAAGGTCCGGGGCCACTGGCGCGAGTGGCGGCTGACCGAGGGCGATGTGACCGCCCCCGTCATCGCCACCCTGCATCCCGCCTTCCTGCTGAAACAGCCGCAGGCCAAGCGTCAGGCCTGGGCGGACATGCTGGAACTGGCCGCGCGGCTGGAGGCGGACGCCTGA